A genome region from Carya illinoinensis cultivar Pawnee chromosome 2, C.illinoinensisPawnee_v1, whole genome shotgun sequence includes the following:
- the LOC122296594 gene encoding dof zinc finger protein DOF3.4-like translates to MSSDSGEHRRQTKATHIPGAPPPEQEQLPCPRCDSTNTKFCYYNNYNFSQPRHFCKSCRRYWTHGGTLRDIPVGGGSRKNAKRSRTVTASTATSQVDPLPASPFLLPLTPNQSSSVQFGGDGKGNVSVCGSFTSLLNTQGPAFLAVGGFGLGLSCPGFEEMGFGLGRGVWPFNGVGDGGGAGVFFGANGGATGMGNAWQFENGDQSGFVGGDCFSWPDLAISTPGNGLK, encoded by the coding sequence ATGTCTTCCGACTCCGGCGAGCACCGTAGGCAAACCAAGGCAACCCACATCCCCGGAGCCCCACCACCGGAACAAGAACAACTTCCGTGCCCGCGCTGCGACTCCACCAACACCAAGTTCTGTTACTACAACAACTACAACTTCTCTCAGCCCCGCCACTTCTGCAAGTCCTGCCGCCGCTACTGGACTCACGGCGGCACCCTCCGAGACATACCCGTTGGCGGCGGCTCCCGCAAGAACGCCAAGCGCTCTCGCACCGTCACGGCCTCCACCGCTACTTCCCAGGTAGACCCCTTACCTGCCTCCCCTTTCCTGCTGCCCCTCACGCCCAACCAGAGCTCGTCAGTACAGTTTGGGGGTGACGGGAAGGGTAATGTGAGCGTTTGTGGGAGTTTCACTTCGCTGCTGAACACTCAGGGGCCTGCTTTTTTGGCGGTGGGTGGGTTCGGACTTGGTCTTTCATGTCCCGGGTTTGAGGAAATGGGATTCGGGCTCGGCAGAGGGGTCTGGCCTTTTAACGGAGTCGGAGATGGTGGCGGTGCGGGTGTTTTCTTTGGTGCTAATGGTGGTGCTACGGGAATGGGAAACGCGTGGCAGTTCGAGAACGGTGATCAGTCCGGGTTTGTTGGAGGAGATTGCTTTTCTTGGCCGGATTTGGCAATTTCGACCCCGGGAAATGGTCTGAAATGA